One segment of Phragmites australis chromosome 13, lpPhrAust1.1, whole genome shotgun sequence DNA contains the following:
- the LOC133889025 gene encoding early nodulin-like protein 1 — translation MPNPSSPPPAATRLRRRRRQQLLPPSSSPTGPTSTSGASASSSSSSTASSGLSFSFPSFSPAPSPFHHRFLSPLRSSAVPFSWEHRPGIPKTPARQTPRASKPAAKTAPLPLPLPPSLLSSKVGAFEHPFSNAADYLIVPESAKARRRRRPPALTATLTDWLAVLSLYRSCTRSRDCLAWTPPPRAPAKSSG, via the coding sequence ATGCCCAacccctcctcgccgccgcccgccgccacacgcctccgccgccgccgccggcagcagctcctcccgccgtcctcctcccccactggtcccacctccacctccggcGCCTCcgcgtcctcgtcctcctcgtcaaCCGCCTCCTCCGGCCTCTCCTTCTCGTTCCCGTCCTTCTCGCCGGCGCCCTCGCCATTCCACCACCGCTTCCTCTCCCCGCTGCGCTCCTCCGCGGTGCCCTTCTCCTGGGAGCACCGCCCGGGCATCCCCAAGACCCCCGCGCGCCAGACCCCGCGCGCTAGCAAGCCCGCGGCCAAGAcggcgccgctgccgctgccccTCCcaccctccctcctctccaGCAAGGTCGGCGCCTTCGAGCACCCCTTCTCCAACGCCGCCGACTACCTCATTGTCCCCGAGAGCGCGaaggcgaggcggcggcggcgacctccGGCGCTCACCGCCACCCTGACCGACTGGCTCGCCGTGCTGAGCCTGTACCGGTCGTGCACGCGGTCCCGCGACTGCCTCGCCTGGACGCCCCCGCCGCGCGCTCCGGCGAAGTCCAGCGGCTGA
- the LOC133889141 gene encoding protein EI24 homolog isoform X2, with protein MESLASQARPAAVLWLAGFLQAARLHRVVSFCVSSRALSVRIAQCFLLNGLIFLGSLLILKSVVIPTLLWMLPEQCNQLGEQHLCDHKAAVAIYSFLRFGLVEIFYVFWFYPLYVFSFILSALWYNDIAKHALDVVKSKRLDLTEGLDARNITESEDRPEGFDRVALGIGEQVYSILLLTIFFVEVSVIGYIPYFGKAMNFLLLSLMYKWNFFAVSLNKRLDFFESNWAFFAGFGGPCVVPIFFFSPLTSYGVMAILYPLFVLTAAGTQEEQVIDELKPSYEGKLKRIPVFFVAKRLTTQVLQLFPETQKEQ; from the exons ATGGAGTCGCTTGCGTCGCAAGCGAGGCCGGCGGCCGTGCTGTGGCTCGCCGGCTTCCTCCAGGCCGCGCGCCTTCACCGCGTCGTCTCCTTCTGCGTCAG CTCGAGGGCTCTGTCCGTCAGGATCGCGCAGTGCTTCCTGCTCAATGGGCTCATCTTCCTGGGGAG CTTGTTAATCCTGAAATCGGTGGTCATTCCAACTCTATTGTGGATGTTACCTGAGCAATGCAATCAATTGGGGGAACAGCATCTTTGTGATCACAAGGCGGCTGTAGCTATCTATTCATTCTTACGCTTTGGCcttgttgaaattttttat GTATTTTGGTTTTATCCACTTTACGTCTTCAGCTTCATATTAAGTGCGCTTTG GTATAATGATATTGCCAAACATGCTTTGGATGTTGTGAAAAGTAAGAGGCTAGATTTGACTGAAGGATTGGATGCTCGCAACATTACTGAATCAGAAGATCGACCTGAAGGATTTGACAG GGTTGCACTTGGTATTGGAGAACAGGTCTACTCAATCCTTCTTTTGACTATTTTCTTTGTTGAG GTTTCAGTGATTGGTTATATACCTTACTTTGGCAAGGCAATGAACTTCCTGCTCCTGTCTTTAAT GTACAAGTGGAACTTCTTTGCAGTGAGTTTGAATAAGAGGCTCGATTTCTTTGAGTCAAACTGGGCGTTCTTTGCTGGATTTG GTGGTCCATGTGTCGTTccaattttcttcttctctcctcttaCAAGTTATGGAGTTATGGCTATACTTTACCCATTG TTTGTCTTGACTGCTGCAGGTACTCAAGAGGAGCAAGTAATTGATGAACTGAAACCTTCGTATGAAGGGAAACTAAAAAGAATACCTGTGTTCTTTGTTGCAAAGCGACTAAC GACGCAAGTACTGCAATTGTTTCCAGAGACACAGAAAGAACAATGA
- the LOC133889141 gene encoding protein EI24 homolog isoform X1 codes for MESLASQARPAAVLWLAGFLQAARLHRVVSFCVSSRALSVRIAQCFLLNGLIFLGSLLILKSVVIPTLLWMLPEQCNQLGEQHLCDHKAAVAIYSFLRFGLVEIFYVFWFYPLYVFSFILSALWYNDIAKHALDVVKSKRLDLTEGLDARNITESEDRPEGFDRVALGIGEQVYSILLLTIFFVEVSVIGYIPYFGKAMNFLLLSLMYAYYCFEYKWNFFAVSLNKRLDFFESNWAFFAGFGGPCVVPIFFFSPLTSYGVMAILYPLFVLTAAGTQEEQVIDELKPSYEGKLKRIPVFFVAKRLTTQVLQLFPETQKEQ; via the exons ATGGAGTCGCTTGCGTCGCAAGCGAGGCCGGCGGCCGTGCTGTGGCTCGCCGGCTTCCTCCAGGCCGCGCGCCTTCACCGCGTCGTCTCCTTCTGCGTCAG CTCGAGGGCTCTGTCCGTCAGGATCGCGCAGTGCTTCCTGCTCAATGGGCTCATCTTCCTGGGGAG CTTGTTAATCCTGAAATCGGTGGTCATTCCAACTCTATTGTGGATGTTACCTGAGCAATGCAATCAATTGGGGGAACAGCATCTTTGTGATCACAAGGCGGCTGTAGCTATCTATTCATTCTTACGCTTTGGCcttgttgaaattttttat GTATTTTGGTTTTATCCACTTTACGTCTTCAGCTTCATATTAAGTGCGCTTTG GTATAATGATATTGCCAAACATGCTTTGGATGTTGTGAAAAGTAAGAGGCTAGATTTGACTGAAGGATTGGATGCTCGCAACATTACTGAATCAGAAGATCGACCTGAAGGATTTGACAG GGTTGCACTTGGTATTGGAGAACAGGTCTACTCAATCCTTCTTTTGACTATTTTCTTTGTTGAG GTTTCAGTGATTGGTTATATACCTTACTTTGGCAAGGCAATGAACTTCCTGCTCCTGTCTTTAATGTATGCCTACTACTGCTTCGA GTACAAGTGGAACTTCTTTGCAGTGAGTTTGAATAAGAGGCTCGATTTCTTTGAGTCAAACTGGGCGTTCTTTGCTGGATTTG GTGGTCCATGTGTCGTTccaattttcttcttctctcctcttaCAAGTTATGGAGTTATGGCTATACTTTACCCATTG TTTGTCTTGACTGCTGCAGGTACTCAAGAGGAGCAAGTAATTGATGAACTGAAACCTTCGTATGAAGGGAAACTAAAAAGAATACCTGTGTTCTTTGTTGCAAAGCGACTAAC GACGCAAGTACTGCAATTGTTTCCAGAGACACAGAAAGAACAATGA